One Gimesia aquarii DNA segment encodes these proteins:
- a CDS encoding SDR family NAD(P)-dependent oxidoreductase gives MTNQYDFENQTVVVTGGSNGIGRATAIMMAKAGAHVFVGDINHLEENKETFTQLGIVEVTCDVRRESQVQALIERAVDQYGTINILVNNAGIGLVKQIQDVTEAEWDACVDTNLKGTFFGCKHAIKYMLATGGGSIVNTASNAGLLPRAHDPVYSISKHAIVALTESLGLCHGKDNIRINCVCPGPVGETGMMNDDLDKADDRAGLTQSMIRASPIAAAHNRMIQPEEVASAICYLASKDALMVSGTALRIDGGKSLGVPPQGN, from the coding sequence ATGACAAATCAATATGACTTTGAGAATCAGACAGTCGTTGTGACTGGGGGAAGTAATGGAATTGGACGCGCCACCGCCATCATGATGGCCAAAGCCGGCGCGCATGTGTTTGTGGGTGATATCAACCATCTCGAGGAAAATAAGGAAACGTTCACCCAACTGGGGATTGTGGAGGTGACATGCGATGTCCGTCGGGAATCACAGGTACAAGCTTTGATTGAACGGGCCGTTGATCAATATGGAACGATTAATATTCTGGTCAATAACGCCGGCATAGGATTAGTTAAGCAAATTCAAGATGTCACCGAAGCTGAATGGGATGCTTGTGTTGATACAAATCTCAAAGGTACATTTTTTGGATGTAAGCATGCGATCAAATATATGCTGGCAACAGGAGGCGGGTCTATTGTGAATACGGCCAGCAATGCCGGCTTGTTACCCCGTGCGCATGATCCCGTTTATTCGATCAGTAAACATGCGATTGTCGCGCTGACCGAAAGCCTGGGGCTTTGCCACGGAAAGGATAACATCCGCATTAATTGTGTTTGCCCCGGACCCGTTGGCGAAACAGGCATGATGAATGATGATCTCGATAAAGCAGATGATCGAGCAGGTTTGACTCAATCCATGATACGTGCCAGTCCGATTGCTGCCGCGCATAATCGAATGATTCAACCTGAAGAAGTGGCTTCCGCGATTTGTTATTTAGCCAGCAAAGATGCATTGATGGTTTCTGGTACCGCACTTCGCATTGATGGTGGCAAGTCGCTGGGAGTCCCGCCACAAGGCAACTAG
- a CDS encoding PilZ domain-containing protein: MTQLLDIEPKSVSSTDSEQNTASSSNLVQPISFRQHLRNSGRSLKIQKRDLHYSWNRVLTQTQTRSAKAATPSAPGKPQERKTVERREFPRHSSEAIVLAFTKDERNFSEDSDCPESKGYAINVSQNGISFASRSQFPLRDELQLHVEDHHVNFGLDLMASVVRAEPIDDELWRIDCKLLIPLTEQQLEILKEHAPSCYAG, encoded by the coding sequence ATGACTCAATTATTGGATATCGAACCAAAGTCCGTTTCGTCCACAGATTCCGAACAAAACACAGCCTCCTCTTCGAACCTGGTTCAGCCAATCTCATTTCGCCAGCATCTGAGGAATTCAGGCCGTTCATTAAAAATTCAAAAACGCGACCTTCACTACTCGTGGAATCGTGTACTGACTCAAACACAGACGCGCTCGGCGAAGGCGGCAACTCCTTCCGCCCCAGGGAAACCACAGGAACGAAAAACGGTAGAACGCCGCGAGTTTCCTCGTCACTCCAGTGAAGCCATCGTGCTCGCGTTCACGAAAGACGAACGTAACTTTTCTGAAGACAGTGACTGTCCTGAAAGCAAAGGCTACGCCATCAACGTCAGTCAGAATGGGATTTCATTTGCGTCGCGATCTCAGTTTCCGTTGCGTGATGAACTACAACTGCATGTCGAAGATCACCATGTGAATTTTGGTCTTGATCTAATGGCATCAGTTGTGCGTGCTGAACCCATCGATGATGAGTTGTGGCGCATTGACTGCAAGCTCCTCATTCCACTGACCGAACAGCAACTCGAGATCTTAAAAGAACACGCTCCCTCCTGCTATGCAGGATGA
- a CDS encoding 3-hydroxyacyl-ACP dehydratase FabZ family protein, with amino-acid sequence MRFSLVDQILELEKGKSITAVKNLSLAEEYLQDHFPGFAVMPGVLMVESIVQAGAWLMRYTNDFKYSTILLKQTKAIRFNSFVTPGKQLRVSLSIQKWDGDLCTLKASSEVEGETAVSGRIVLEQFNLRDKNPSMAEKDTDRIKDLQTQFGQLWNPNKQTTA; translated from the coding sequence ATGCGATTTTCGCTCGTCGATCAAATTTTGGAATTAGAAAAAGGTAAGTCGATTACGGCTGTCAAAAACCTTTCTCTGGCAGAAGAATACTTACAGGACCATTTCCCCGGGTTTGCCGTCATGCCCGGTGTTTTGATGGTGGAATCGATTGTACAAGCCGGTGCCTGGTTGATGCGTTACACAAACGATTTCAAATATAGCACAATCCTCCTGAAGCAAACCAAAGCGATCCGCTTCAATAGTTTTGTGACTCCAGGCAAACAGTTGCGAGTCTCATTAAGCATTCAAAAGTGGGATGGTGATTTGTGCACACTGAAAGCCTCCAGCGAAGTGGAAGGCGAAACTGCAGTCAGTGGACGAATTGTGCTGGAACAGTTTAACTTACGCGATAAAAACCCTTCGATGGCAGAAAAAGATACAGACAGAATCAAAGATTTACAGACACAATTTGGACAGCTTTGGAATCCGAATAAGCAAACAACCGCCTGA
- the fabG gene encoding 3-oxoacyl-[acyl-carrier-protein] reductase, giving the protein MKLEGRVALVTGGSRGIGKAVVQTLAREGAKVAFVYRSSAESAEQIVKELAEEDCEAFAIQGDVANKSEADAIVDQVIEKWEKVDILVNNAGIIRDGLLATMSAEDWQAVIDTNLTSVFNFCQAITRPMMSKRYGRIINMSSVAAQFGNAGQSNYAASKGGIIGFTRCLATELAKRGITVNAVAPGFIETDMTVDVRNAAGDQIKKHIPARRLGLPEDIANAVLFFACEQSSYVTGQTLSVDGGLTLGGI; this is encoded by the coding sequence ATGAAACTGGAAGGAAGAGTAGCGTTGGTCACCGGAGGAAGCCGCGGTATTGGAAAAGCCGTTGTGCAGACCCTGGCCCGTGAAGGGGCAAAGGTTGCCTTTGTGTACCGATCCAGTGCCGAATCAGCAGAACAGATTGTGAAAGAACTGGCTGAAGAAGATTGTGAGGCGTTTGCGATTCAGGGAGACGTTGCCAATAAATCAGAGGCCGATGCTATCGTCGATCAGGTGATCGAAAAATGGGAAAAGGTTGATATTCTAGTCAACAATGCCGGCATCATTCGAGATGGGCTTTTGGCAACAATGTCTGCAGAAGACTGGCAGGCAGTCATCGATACTAACTTAACCAGTGTTTTTAACTTCTGTCAGGCAATTACTCGTCCGATGATGTCGAAACGCTACGGACGCATTATTAATATGTCGAGTGTAGCCGCTCAGTTCGGTAATGCTGGCCAATCTAACTATGCTGCCAGTAAAGGGGGAATCATTGGTTTTACCCGCTGCCTGGCTACCGAACTGGCAAAACGGGGGATCACAGTCAATGCGGTTGCTCCCGGTTTTATTGAAACAGATATGACCGTAGACGTTCGCAATGCCGCCGGTGACCAGATCAAGAAGCATATCCCCGCGCGTCGTTTAGGGCTTCCGGAAGATATCGCGAACGCGGTACTATTTTTTGCGTGCGAACAATCATCCTACGTGACTGGTCAAACATTGTCCGTAGATGGTGGATTAACTTTAGGTGGAATTTGA
- a CDS encoding acyl carrier protein, protein MPTRDEIFDSVRETLVDALGLDDDEVVPEATLMGDLGAESIDFLDIAFRLEKAFDIKIPRGELFPENIASSDSGFVKDGVFTEAGIAELREKMPHADVESFTADPKVEKMQDLFTVEMLVNFLEARLP, encoded by the coding sequence ATGCCAACAAGAGATGAAATCTTCGATTCAGTTCGTGAAACACTTGTAGATGCACTCGGGCTGGATGACGATGAAGTCGTACCAGAAGCGACGCTTATGGGAGACTTGGGAGCTGAATCCATCGACTTTCTGGATATCGCGTTTCGGCTGGAAAAGGCCTTCGATATCAAAATTCCACGTGGTGAGCTCTTCCCTGAAAACATTGCCTCTTCAGATTCTGGTTTTGTTAAAGATGGTGTTTTCACTGAAGCAGGTATTGCGGAACTTCGTGAAAAAATGCCACATGCAGACGTTGAATCGTTTACCGCAGATCCCAAAGTAGAAAAAATGCAGGATTTGTTTACGGTTGAAATGCTGGTCAACTTCTTAGAAGCACGCCTCCCCTGA
- a CDS encoding 3-hydroxyacyl-ACP dehydratase FabZ family protein, whose protein sequence is MRWFWIDRFIEFESGSYAKSVKNITLAEEHLHDHFPGFPVMPGSLMIEGMAQTGGILLGEINDFEHVVILAKVPKMTFHSWASPGDQLVYTAKITNAGDEGGAVDVTAMAGDRLVAEGSIIFVHLDQSDSEFGAINQKNFVFSMNLLGILDVGKAGTGED, encoded by the coding sequence ATGAGATGGTTCTGGATAGATCGCTTTATCGAATTCGAGAGTGGTTCTTATGCGAAGAGTGTAAAAAACATTACACTTGCAGAAGAACATTTGCATGATCACTTTCCTGGGTTTCCCGTAATGCCTGGTTCTCTGATGATCGAAGGCATGGCTCAAACCGGTGGCATTCTATTAGGCGAGATCAATGATTTTGAGCATGTCGTGATTCTGGCTAAAGTTCCCAAAATGACGTTTCATAGTTGGGCCAGTCCAGGAGATCAACTGGTTTATACGGCAAAAATCACAAATGCCGGTGATGAGGGGGGAGCAGTCGATGTGACCGCCATGGCCGGTGATCGACTGGTTGCAGAAGGTAGTATCATCTTTGTTCACCTCGATCAGAGCGATTCGGAATTCGGAGCCATCAATCAGAAAAACTTCGTTTTTTCTATGAATCTGTTGGGAATTCTAGATGTCGGGAAAGCGGGAACTGGCGAAGATTAA
- the fabF gene encoding beta-ketoacyl-ACP synthase II: protein MNRRVVITGIGAITPLGKTVEDTWKALQESRCGISEITHFDASNFPTRFAAEVQDFHLEDYVDNPDRFEHSGRNIRYAIGAATQAVKDSGILDDDFDPATFGVYLGAGEGQQDFYQFMKIIAQAQNDGEVDLEKFTKVGLEQLNPLFELEQEPNMPAGHLASLFNAQGPNLNCLTACAASSQAIGEASELIRRGDVDIMLSGGAHSMIHPFGVTGFSLLTALSTHNEAPAKASRPFDRNRDGFVLGEGAGMMILEDLERAQKRGAKIYGELVGYGSSADAYRVTDIHPDGRGAIKCINMAMKHANANPEDIHYINAHGTSTAVNDKVETKAIKGALGETAYQVPVSSIKSMMGHLIAAAGSVEAITCLMAIRDNVIPPTINYETPDPDCDLDYIPNEARQKGVKKALSNSFGFGGQNISLIFSEFEG from the coding sequence ATGAACCGCCGTGTTGTTATCACAGGAATTGGCGCAATCACTCCCCTGGGAAAAACTGTGGAAGATACCTGGAAAGCACTCCAGGAGTCCCGGTGTGGGATTTCCGAGATCACGCATTTTGATGCCTCGAATTTTCCGACGCGCTTTGCCGCTGAAGTTCAGGACTTCCATCTGGAAGACTATGTAGACAACCCGGATCGCTTTGAACATTCCGGACGCAACATCCGCTACGCCATTGGTGCAGCAACGCAGGCTGTTAAAGATTCCGGAATTCTAGATGACGATTTTGACCCTGCGACCTTCGGTGTTTACCTGGGAGCAGGCGAAGGACAACAAGATTTTTATCAGTTTATGAAGATCATCGCGCAGGCTCAAAATGATGGCGAAGTTGATCTGGAAAAATTTACCAAAGTCGGACTGGAACAGCTGAATCCGCTTTTCGAACTTGAGCAGGAACCAAACATGCCAGCCGGGCACTTGGCCAGCTTGTTCAACGCACAAGGCCCGAACTTGAATTGTTTGACTGCTTGTGCCGCGTCCAGCCAGGCAATTGGTGAAGCTTCTGAACTGATTCGTCGTGGTGATGTCGACATCATGCTCTCAGGTGGTGCACACAGCATGATTCACCCCTTTGGAGTCACCGGCTTCAGTCTACTGACAGCACTTTCTACGCATAACGAAGCTCCTGCTAAAGCATCACGCCCCTTCGATCGCAATCGAGATGGTTTCGTTCTAGGTGAAGGGGCAGGCATGATGATTCTGGAAGATCTGGAACGAGCGCAAAAACGAGGTGCCAAAATTTATGGTGAGCTTGTTGGCTATGGTTCCAGTGCAGACGCTTATCGAGTAACCGATATTCATCCTGACGGGCGTGGTGCCATCAAGTGTATTAACATGGCCATGAAACATGCAAATGCCAACCCCGAAGATATTCACTATATCAATGCGCATGGTACGAGTACGGCGGTCAACGATAAAGTCGAAACGAAAGCCATCAAGGGTGCATTAGGCGAAACGGCTTATCAAGTTCCTGTCTCCAGCATCAAGAGTATGATGGGACATTTAATCGCTGCTGCCGGAAGTGTGGAAGCGATCACCTGCCTGATGGCGATTCGGGACAATGTGATCCCGCCTACGATTAACTATGAAACGCCCGATCCAGATTGTGACTTGGATTACATTCCTAACGAAGCACGCCAAAAGGGAGTCAAAAAAGCGCTTTCAAACAGCTTTGGATTTGGGGGACAAAACATTTCGCTGATTTTCTCAGAGTTTGAAGGCTAA
- a CDS encoding alpha/beta hydrolase, with product MSWLFWCIVIVILLELVIQYCIMRAAYPVLFAPMPGRLDLAGSPDDLLKQNHTFQIEHVEFSTTDGLILRGFIATPKKSDPKGLILFCHPFKSSGAIALSQCRALLQAGFAVFSFDFRNHGESDIDLNYQAIHWLSKHEINDVKSAIHFIRTQSKWAHLQLGLLGMSRGAGAALVVAAQSSQIQFVACEGAFANEDLFLDHAIRWGERFVPRWFIQLVPTWEVVFAFRIMLWYSQKRQGCQYVNLKPYLSSLRDRDLLFLVGEKDQSVVPRMTELITRKIHDSRITVCSVPDAIHNAGRNAQPQQYDSALLHFFSQMSVGDSPQPASNSEKQTKTEPELVSGDISSSIY from the coding sequence GTGAGTTGGTTGTTTTGGTGCATAGTAATTGTCATTCTTTTAGAGCTGGTGATACAGTATTGCATTATGCGTGCTGCCTATCCAGTACTCTTCGCTCCTATGCCAGGACGACTTGATCTTGCTGGATCTCCCGATGATCTTTTGAAACAAAATCACACATTTCAGATTGAACATGTCGAATTTTCGACGACTGACGGATTGATCTTACGTGGTTTCATCGCTACTCCTAAAAAATCGGATCCTAAAGGACTAATCCTCTTTTGTCACCCTTTTAAATCGAGTGGAGCAATTGCGCTGAGTCAATGTCGTGCTTTGTTGCAGGCTGGTTTTGCTGTTTTCTCATTTGATTTTCGGAATCATGGTGAAAGTGATATCGACCTGAACTACCAGGCAATTCATTGGTTATCCAAACACGAGATCAATGATGTCAAATCAGCGATTCATTTTATTCGTACCCAATCCAAATGGGCTCACTTACAACTTGGCTTATTAGGTATGAGTCGTGGTGCTGGTGCGGCACTAGTTGTCGCTGCACAATCCTCACAGATTCAATTTGTCGCATGCGAAGGAGCTTTTGCAAACGAAGATCTTTTTCTGGATCATGCTATTCGCTGGGGAGAACGATTTGTACCAAGGTGGTTTATTCAATTAGTGCCAACCTGGGAAGTCGTTTTCGCATTTCGCATCATGCTCTGGTATTCTCAAAAACGTCAAGGGTGCCAATACGTGAATCTGAAACCATATCTTTCATCCTTGAGAGACCGGGATTTATTATTTCTTGTGGGAGAAAAAGATCAAAGTGTTGTGCCTCGCATGACTGAGTTAATCACAAGAAAAATTCACGATTCCCGGATCACAGTCTGTTCAGTTCCTGACGCCATTCATAACGCCGGTCGCAATGCACAACCTCAACAGTATGATAGCGCTTTGCTTCATTTCTTTTCACAAATGTCGGTAGGGGATTCACCGCAACCAGCAAGTAATTCTGAGAAACAAACGAAGACGGAACCAGAGCTGGTGTCGGGAGATATTTCGAGCTCAATTTATTAG
- a CDS encoding response regulator — translation MRSIMVIAKSQTPYQLLIADDDPGFRDVLKELLNPYFKLFEAESGEEAVELVEHGQVDIVLLDMHMDVLTGLEAVRIMKEINAILPCILITADATDELRQDATAANAYDVLSKPVKRQELVTTVSHALVDTYQDPDIPSWLGN, via the coding sequence ATGAGATCAATTATGGTCATTGCCAAATCTCAGACTCCTTATCAATTACTGATCGCTGATGATGACCCTGGTTTCCGTGATGTCCTGAAAGAACTCCTGAATCCCTATTTCAAGTTATTTGAAGCGGAATCAGGAGAAGAGGCTGTGGAACTTGTGGAACATGGGCAGGTCGACATCGTTTTGCTCGACATGCACATGGACGTTTTAACAGGATTGGAAGCGGTGCGGATCATGAAAGAGATCAACGCCATCTTACCCTGTATTCTTATCACGGCTGATGCAACCGATGAACTGCGACAGGATGCCACCGCTGCAAATGCTTATGATGTTCTGTCTAAACCAGTCAAACGGCAGGAGTTAGTGACGACGGTATCTCACGCTTTGGTAGACACTTACCAAGATCCTGATATTCCTTCCTGGTTAGGAAATTAG